A section of the Parasteatoda tepidariorum isolate YZ-2023 chromosome 6, CAS_Ptep_4.0, whole genome shotgun sequence genome encodes:
- the LOC139425803 gene encoding uncharacterized protein, whose product MQEPEFPATFFHFTPLLVRLEQPSMQKYRQLSQLQNHLEKFNNVVILSDSKAALQAIASSKAPASADILHCRQALHRLDQHNKNVAMQCVPAHCELQGNETADFLAKKAAKILQISLKPVPFHTAKRLIKISLRTTFEAKLQEANKNKDWLEGIKDIPSWPREKSVALFRLATGHDCLSKHLYKIKIFSSPLCPLCNQQEEMDANHLRHCPALPPGPLWERYWRARCIITDL is encoded by the coding sequence ATGCAGGAGCCGGAGTTTCCTGCaaccttttttcattttacacccCTATTGGTTCGTCTAGAACAGCCTTCGATGCAGAAGTATCGGCAATTGTCACAACTACAGAATCACcttgagaaatttaataacGTAGTCATCCTCTCTGACTCCAAAGCCGCACTCCAAGCTATTGCTTCCTCCAAAGCCCCCGCATCTGCCGACATTCTACATTGTCGTCAAGCCCTTCACAGGCTTGACCAACACAACAAAAATGTCGCCATGCAATGTGTACCAGCGCATTGTGAACTTCAAGGTAACGAAACTGCAGATTTCTTGGCCAAAAAAGCCGCCAAGATTCTACAAATATCTCTTAAGCCAGTTCCTTTCCACACCGCGAAAAGGCTAATAAAAATCTCTCTGCGAACAACATTTGAAGCAAAACTCcaagaagcaaataaaaataaggactGGTTGGAAGGAATTAAAGATATTCCGTCATGGCCAAGAGAAAAATCTGTGGCCCTTTTTCGTCTCGCCACTGGCCATGACTGTTTATCAAAACAcctgtataaaattaaaatcttttcaagcCCCCTTTGTCCATTATGTAACCAACAAGAAGAAATGGACGCTAACCATCTAAGACATTGCCCTGCACTTCCTCCTGGGCCCTTGTGGGAACGATATTGGCGGGCGAGATGCATTATTACAGACCTATAG